From Serinicoccus profundi, the proteins below share one genomic window:
- a CDS encoding thiamine ABC transporter substrate-binding protein has protein sequence MTHNRPRRTTILALAALTGLTLSSCTLMGEDDTEGSAAAPTGAEPSTTDDPDAGDDTASDTAPAPTPADTGTVVLAAHDSFTLPDELIAAFEADTGYELEVQLAGDAGQMANQIVLTAGNPTADVVFGIDTTFASRVVAADALEAYRPDDLPASVTEHDLTEGGDAYLTPVDYGDVCVNIDTAWFANNGIEPPEDLTDLTDPAYEDLFVTPGASTSSPGLAFLLATVGEFGPGEWQGYWEDLMANGAKITSGWTDAYTVDFTAGGGDGDRPIVLSYASSPPFTIPDGGFEPTTRALLDTCFRQVEYAGVLAGTDNPQGAQAVVDWLLSEPVQAAIPDSMYVYPVDDEVALPELWAQWAQVAEDPIVVHPRQIEAERETWLREWADIATG, from the coding sequence ATGACTCATAACCGTCCTCGACGGACCACCATCCTTGCCCTCGCAGCCCTCACCGGGCTCACGCTGAGCTCCTGCACCCTCATGGGTGAGGACGACACCGAGGGGAGTGCCGCGGCACCGACCGGGGCCGAACCCTCCACTACGGACGACCCGGACGCCGGCGACGACACCGCGAGCGACACCGCCCCCGCGCCCACCCCGGCCGACACCGGCACCGTGGTGCTCGCGGCGCACGACTCCTTCACCCTCCCGGACGAGCTGATCGCCGCCTTCGAGGCGGACACCGGCTATGAGCTGGAGGTCCAGCTCGCCGGTGACGCCGGCCAGATGGCCAACCAGATCGTCCTCACCGCCGGCAACCCGACCGCCGATGTCGTCTTCGGCATCGACACGACCTTCGCCAGCCGGGTCGTCGCGGCCGACGCGCTGGAGGCATACCGCCCGGACGACCTGCCCGCCTCGGTCACCGAGCACGACCTCACCGAGGGTGGCGACGCCTACCTCACGCCCGTCGACTACGGCGACGTGTGCGTCAACATCGACACCGCGTGGTTCGCCAACAACGGCATCGAGCCGCCCGAGGACCTCACCGACCTCACCGACCCGGCCTACGAGGACCTCTTCGTCACCCCCGGCGCCAGCACCTCGAGCCCCGGGCTGGCCTTCCTGCTCGCGACGGTCGGCGAGTTCGGCCCGGGGGAGTGGCAGGGCTACTGGGAGGACCTCATGGCCAACGGTGCCAAGATCACCAGTGGGTGGACGGACGCCTACACCGTCGACTTCACCGCGGGCGGCGGCGACGGCGACCGGCCCATCGTCCTGTCCTACGCCTCCAGCCCGCCGTTCACCATCCCCGACGGCGGGTTCGAGCCCACGACCCGCGCCCTGCTCGACACCTGCTTCCGCCAGGTGGAGTATGCCGGCGTCCTCGCCGGGACCGACAACCCGCAGGGCGCGCAGGCGGTCGTCGACTGGCTGCTCAGCGAGCCCGTGCAGGCGGCCATCCCGGACAGCATGTACGTCTACCCGGTCGATGACGAGGTCGCGCTTCCCGAGCTGTGGGCCCAGTGGGCGCAGGTCGCCGAGGACCCGATCGTCGTCCACCCGCGCCAGATCGAGGCCGAGCGGGAGACCTGGCTGCGCGAGTGGGCGGACATCGCCACCGGATGA
- a CDS encoding DUF4235 domain-containing protein: MGNLVAKAVTVAAVLAASSIARKATDGTWKFVTGSDSPANPEDPDIDLKEAVAFALLSGALVGLARMLANRQSSRVIAKASHKSSEQVADATN; this comes from the coding sequence ATGGGAAATCTCGTCGCCAAGGCCGTCACCGTCGCCGCCGTGCTCGCGGCCAGCTCCATCGCACGCAAGGCGACCGATGGCACCTGGAAGTTCGTCACCGGCAGCGACTCCCCGGCCAACCCCGAGGATCCGGACATCGACCTCAAGGAGGCGGTGGCCTTCGCCCTGCTCTCCGGGGCGCTCGTCGGGCTGGCCCGGATGCTCGCCAACCGGCAGTCGAGCCGGGTCATCGCCAAGGCGAGCCACAAGAGCTCCGAGCAGGTCGCGGACGCGACCAACTGA
- a CDS encoding polysaccharide biosynthesis protein, which produces MSWAIALTIAIWARLEFSLTIFTESNLWIGMAIVAGIHATVGLLTGPYLVRHMRGSFDEIAALTRTALITALALMAIAWLTPAVFIPRSSALLSPALALVLMLAARFFVRTYRSRLVSRNPHGEKVIVFGAGLAGRRLVHNMLHDDRSQFTPVALLDDDRNKRRLKIEGVPVVGTFAKLATTVERTGATYLAVAVPHATPELLRDVQRQARDLDLKVQVLPPIEDWLRQTDPQATDLRDINLEDLLGRRAVELDQETISEHLTGKIVLVTGAGGSIGSELCRQIARFDPARLIMLDRDESALHAVQLSITGRGLLEGEDLLLADIRDGDNLQTQFATCKPDVVFHAAALKHLSLLERYPKEAWQTNVLGTLNVLTAAAENGVGTFVNISTDKAASPTSVLGTSKRMAERLTAEFALRQPGRYVSVRFGNVLGSRGSVIPAFTEQIRQGGPVTVTHRDVERYFMLIPEASQLVLQAGAIGRDGDVLVLDMGTPVKIVDVARDLIRTSGKDIEIRYTGLRPGEKLSEVLFTEGERFRPTEHPLITAVNVPRMEPEQVRQRHFGTAEQTAAWLAAHTELSPETRALERSE; this is translated from the coding sequence TTGTCCTGGGCCATCGCCCTAACAATCGCCATCTGGGCACGTCTTGAATTTTCCTTGACCATCTTCACAGAATCGAATCTGTGGATCGGAATGGCGATCGTGGCGGGTATTCACGCTACCGTCGGGTTGCTGACGGGCCCTTACCTGGTCCGTCACATGCGTGGAAGTTTTGACGAGATCGCCGCGCTCACCCGGACGGCCCTGATCACCGCTCTGGCGCTCATGGCCATCGCCTGGCTCACGCCGGCCGTCTTCATCCCGCGGTCGAGTGCTCTCCTCTCTCCGGCCCTCGCACTTGTCCTGATGCTCGCGGCGCGCTTCTTCGTCCGGACCTACCGCTCGAGACTGGTGAGCCGCAATCCGCACGGCGAGAAGGTCATCGTCTTCGGTGCTGGGCTGGCCGGCCGACGGCTCGTCCACAACATGCTGCACGACGACCGCTCGCAGTTCACGCCGGTCGCCCTGCTCGACGACGACCGCAACAAGCGTCGGCTCAAGATCGAGGGCGTCCCGGTCGTGGGGACTTTCGCCAAGCTGGCGACAACGGTCGAGAGGACCGGGGCGACCTACCTCGCGGTGGCGGTGCCGCACGCCACGCCCGAGCTGCTGCGCGACGTCCAAAGGCAGGCGCGAGACCTGGACCTCAAAGTGCAGGTACTCCCCCCGATCGAGGACTGGCTCCGCCAGACGGACCCACAGGCGACCGACCTGCGCGACATCAACCTCGAGGACCTGCTCGGACGCCGGGCCGTCGAGCTCGATCAGGAGACGATCTCCGAGCACCTCACCGGCAAGATCGTCCTCGTCACGGGCGCCGGCGGATCCATCGGCTCCGAATTGTGTCGCCAGATTGCACGCTTCGATCCTGCCCGTCTCATCATGCTCGACCGTGACGAGTCCGCCCTGCACGCGGTCCAGCTCTCCATCACCGGCCGAGGCTTGCTCGAGGGAGAGGATCTCCTCCTCGCCGACATCCGGGATGGGGACAATCTGCAGACACAGTTCGCCACGTGCAAGCCAGACGTGGTGTTCCACGCCGCAGCCCTGAAGCACCTGAGTTTGTTGGAGCGCTACCCCAAGGAAGCCTGGCAGACCAACGTCCTAGGCACCCTCAACGTCCTCACCGCTGCCGCGGAGAACGGCGTCGGCACCTTCGTCAACATCTCGACCGACAAGGCCGCCAGCCCCACGTCGGTACTGGGCACAAGCAAGCGCATGGCCGAGCGCCTGACCGCCGAGTTCGCCTTGCGGCAGCCGGGTCGCTACGTCTCAGTGCGCTTCGGCAACGTCCTCGGCTCGCGCGGCTCGGTCATCCCGGCCTTCACCGAGCAGATCCGTCAGGGTGGCCCGGTGACAGTCACGCACAGGGACGTCGAGCGATACTTCATGCTCATCCCTGAGGCTTCACAGCTCGTCCTGCAGGCCGGTGCAATCGGCCGTGATGGTGACGTGCTCGTCCTGGACATGGGCACGCCCGTCAAGATCGTCGACGTTGCCCGTGACCTCATCCGCACCTCTGGAAAGGACATCGAAATCCGCTACACCGGCTTGCGTCCAGGCGAAAAGCTCAGCGAGGTGCTCTTCACCGAGGGTGAGCGCTTCCGGCCGACCGAGCACCCGCTGATCACAGCCGTCAATGTCCCGCGGATGGAGCCGGAGCAGGTCCGACAGCGTCACTTCGGCACCGCCGAGCAGACTGCCGCTTGGCTCGCCGCGCATACGGAACTCTCGCCCGAAACCCGCGCGCTGGAGCGCTCGGAGTGA
- a CDS encoding DegT/DnrJ/EryC1/StrS family aminotransferase, translating into MTERIYLSKADVTEVEERYVLAALRSGWIAPLGPDVDTFEREVADRVGVRHALALSSGTAALHLALVHLGARPGTVVVLPSMTFAASANAVAYTGAEPVFVDSLMEDGNVDPDLLVEAVDDQRARGRHVAAVMTVDLFGRACDYGRIEPALAEREVPLVEDAAEALGATYKGRGAGAFGRTAALSFNGNKIMTTSGGGMLLSNDGALIDHARKLSTQAREPVPWYEHTEIGYNYRMSNILAALGRAQLTRLDTMMSRRRDIRRRYVTALEDAPLRFLGEEGNRAAGHDNYWLTTVVSEDAHTDVDRLIKSFNDAAIEARHLWKPMHRQPVFSGAQFYGSGTCDGLFETGLTLPSGSGLGDSEVDRVIDHLRLILGRAA; encoded by the coding sequence GTGACGGAACGCATCTACCTCTCGAAGGCCGATGTCACCGAGGTCGAGGAGCGGTACGTCCTTGCCGCCCTCCGATCAGGGTGGATCGCCCCTCTGGGACCCGACGTCGACACCTTTGAGCGAGAGGTCGCGGACCGAGTCGGCGTGCGCCACGCGCTGGCGCTGTCCTCTGGCACTGCCGCTCTGCATCTGGCGCTCGTGCATCTAGGGGCCCGTCCTGGCACGGTCGTCGTGCTCCCGAGCATGACGTTCGCCGCCTCAGCTAACGCCGTGGCTTACACCGGGGCGGAGCCCGTCTTCGTGGACAGCCTCATGGAGGATGGCAACGTCGACCCTGATCTACTCGTAGAAGCGGTCGATGACCAGCGCGCCAGAGGTAGGCATGTCGCTGCCGTCATGACCGTGGACCTCTTCGGGAGAGCCTGTGACTACGGGCGTATCGAGCCCGCGCTGGCGGAGCGCGAGGTGCCGCTTGTTGAGGATGCCGCGGAGGCCCTGGGTGCCACGTACAAAGGCAGGGGCGCTGGTGCGTTCGGGCGAACAGCAGCCTTGTCGTTCAACGGCAACAAGATCATGACGACCTCGGGCGGTGGCATGCTGCTCAGTAATGATGGGGCTCTCATCGATCACGCCCGGAAGCTGTCTACCCAAGCTCGAGAGCCCGTCCCGTGGTACGAGCACACCGAGATCGGCTACAACTACCGGATGTCCAACATCCTGGCAGCTCTGGGGCGTGCTCAGCTCACCCGACTCGACACCATGATGTCCCGTCGACGGGACATCAGGCGGCGCTATGTCACAGCCTTGGAAGATGCACCACTGAGGTTCCTGGGCGAGGAAGGAAACCGCGCAGCAGGGCACGACAACTACTGGTTGACCACGGTGGTGAGCGAAGACGCCCATACTGACGTCGACCGTCTCATCAAGTCTTTCAATGACGCCGCGATCGAAGCTCGTCACCTGTGGAAGCCAATGCACAGGCAACCTGTCTTCTCCGGTGCACAGTTCTACGGATCCGGCACGTGCGACGGCCTCTTCGAGACGGGGCTGACTTTACCGAGCGGCTCGGGCCTGGGCGATAGCGAGGTGGATCGGGTGATCGATCATCTCCGGTTGATTCTCGGGCGGGCTGCATGA
- a CDS encoding sugar transferase: MSYRGKRILDLAVAIPVAVVTAPVQVVVAGAIRGTMGKPVLFRQERPGLHGRTFTILKFRTMLSEEAAGSSDDAARLTSLGRVLRSTSLDELPTLWNVIRGDMSLVGPRPLLTAYLSRYSPEQARRHEARPGLTGLAQVKGRNSLSWEEKFRFDVQYVDSHTAIMDLRIMAATITAVLGRKGISAPDSATMPEFLGSAEAAPESHFV, encoded by the coding sequence ATGAGCTACCGCGGCAAGCGCATACTCGATCTGGCCGTCGCCATCCCGGTGGCCGTGGTCACGGCACCCGTTCAGGTCGTGGTCGCCGGTGCAATCCGGGGCACGATGGGCAAGCCGGTCCTATTCCGACAAGAGCGTCCGGGCCTGCACGGCAGAACCTTCACCATCCTCAAGTTCCGGACCATGCTGAGCGAGGAAGCGGCGGGGTCTTCCGACGACGCCGCGCGGCTGACCTCCCTCGGACGGGTTCTCCGTAGCACCAGCCTTGACGAGTTGCCAACCTTGTGGAACGTCATTCGCGGGGACATGAGTCTGGTCGGCCCACGCCCCCTGCTCACCGCCTACCTGTCGAGGTACTCGCCCGAGCAAGCCAGGCGCCATGAGGCCCGTCCCGGCCTGACCGGCCTTGCGCAGGTCAAAGGCCGCAACAGCCTCTCTTGGGAAGAGAAGTTCAGGTTCGACGTGCAGTACGTGGACTCCCACACGGCCATCATGGATCTACGCATCATGGCAGCAACCATTACGGCGGTTCTAGGACGTAAGGGCATTTCAGCCCCTGACAGCGCCACCATGCCAGAGTTCCTCGGGTCCGCCGAGGCGGCACCGGAATCCCACTTCGTATGA
- a CDS encoding acetyltransferase has translation MRDLTIVGAGGFGREAWCLASLLNDTESRWGVVAIRDDRPAHHRQLCGDLGADILGPIHELDTRVEEVVVAVGDPSIRRSITQRLPSDTRFATLVHPRAHLGPRVTLGDGCVVAAGATLSTNIQVGNHVHIDQNATIGHDCVLGDFARVNPAACLSGTVYVGHGALVGANATVLQGLDVGAEAVVGAGAVVTRAVAATMVVKGVPAR, from the coding sequence ATGAGGGATCTGACCATCGTGGGGGCCGGTGGGTTCGGCCGGGAGGCGTGGTGCCTCGCCTCGCTGCTCAACGACACGGAGTCACGGTGGGGTGTAGTCGCGATCCGGGACGACCGACCCGCTCACCACCGCCAGCTTTGCGGCGACCTAGGGGCGGACATCCTCGGACCCATACACGAACTGGATACTCGGGTGGAGGAGGTCGTAGTCGCAGTGGGTGATCCGTCCATCCGACGGTCCATCACGCAACGACTCCCAAGCGACACACGCTTCGCCACGCTGGTGCACCCGCGCGCTCATCTCGGCCCCCGCGTTACCCTGGGCGACGGTTGCGTGGTGGCTGCGGGCGCCACCCTTAGCACCAACATCCAGGTCGGCAACCACGTTCACATTGATCAGAACGCCACCATCGGCCACGATTGCGTCCTTGGGGATTTCGCTCGAGTAAATCCGGCCGCTTGCCTCTCCGGAACGGTGTATGTCGGTCACGGAGCCCTCGTAGGTGCCAACGCCACCGTTCTGCAGGGTCTGGACGTCGGCGCCGAGGCCGTGGTCGGGGCCGGCGCCGTCGTGACCCGGGCCGTCGCCGCGACCATGGTGGTCAAAGGGGTGCCTGCGCGATGA
- a CDS encoding glycosyltransferase family 4 protein, whose product MTTPRLMYAVTAPISALIFLEGQLRAAREAGFDVHVLCGSDPSGRLSRRCAEEGATLHEVEVTRTPSLRSDARAFLQVAAALRRVRPQIMVAGTPKMSLLALACGSVLRVPHRIYLCHGLRFEGASGLRRTGLTRLELLLSCLAHHVVAVSPSVAQGLRTAGAPDGRVTVLGSGSPNGVDLEHFQPPSSADRASARDELGLRPEGRVLAFVGRLTGDKGLSTLVALATALGNSDEPETGRGWLLVVGEPEPHSARDQADMAALLANPRVVFAGHQDDMRVPYKAADVLVLPTRREGLPTVVIEAAAMQIPTVAYRATGTVDAVMDGETGLLVTQGDVPAFVAAAHLLVSNERLRDQLGIQARERVERDFSRPLVWRQWTEYLRTLVAHAPPVASRRADGHPHQGCTS is encoded by the coding sequence ATGACCACACCGCGCCTGATGTACGCGGTCACCGCCCCCATCTCAGCCCTCATCTTCCTCGAGGGCCAGCTCAGGGCAGCACGAGAGGCCGGGTTCGACGTGCACGTCCTGTGCGGATCCGACCCTTCCGGCCGACTGTCCCGGCGGTGTGCGGAGGAGGGGGCGACGCTGCACGAGGTAGAGGTGACGCGCACTCCCTCGCTGCGCAGCGACGCCCGTGCTTTCCTCCAGGTGGCCGCGGCACTGCGGCGGGTCCGGCCCCAGATCATGGTGGCGGGAACGCCCAAGATGAGCCTGCTGGCTCTCGCCTGCGGCAGCGTTCTGCGCGTGCCTCACCGCATCTACCTCTGTCACGGGCTGAGGTTCGAGGGGGCGTCCGGACTGCGCCGGACGGGGTTGACCCGTCTCGAGCTGCTTCTGTCGTGCCTCGCTCATCACGTCGTGGCGGTCAGCCCCAGCGTGGCTCAGGGACTCCGCACAGCAGGCGCACCGGACGGACGCGTGACTGTTCTAGGGAGCGGGTCGCCCAACGGCGTGGACCTCGAGCACTTCCAGCCGCCGTCCTCGGCTGACAGAGCATCCGCTCGCGATGAGCTGGGGCTGCGGCCCGAAGGTCGCGTCCTGGCCTTCGTGGGTCGACTGACGGGGGACAAGGGGTTGTCCACCTTGGTCGCGTTGGCCACTGCCCTGGGCAACAGCGATGAACCGGAAACCGGTCGTGGGTGGCTGCTGGTCGTCGGCGAACCCGAACCCCACAGCGCCAGGGACCAGGCGGACATGGCAGCACTTCTCGCGAACCCTCGGGTCGTCTTCGCCGGACATCAAGACGACATGCGTGTGCCCTACAAGGCCGCGGACGTCCTCGTCCTCCCGACCAGGCGGGAAGGACTACCCACCGTGGTGATTGAGGCTGCTGCTATGCAGATCCCCACCGTCGCCTACCGCGCCACCGGCACCGTCGATGCCGTCATGGACGGCGAGACGGGACTGCTGGTCACCCAGGGCGATGTACCTGCTTTCGTTGCGGCTGCGCACCTCCTGGTCAGCAATGAACGTCTGCGTGATCAGCTGGGTATACAAGCTCGCGAACGTGTCGAACGCGACTTTTCTCGTCCGCTGGTCTGGAGACAGTGGACCGAGTACCTGAGGACCCTTGTCGCGCATGCCCCTCCCGTTGCCTCTCGACGGGCTGATGGCCATCCACATCAAGGATGCACCTCTTGA
- a CDS encoding sulfotransferase family protein, with translation MRLQRVKESARRAYGEIVKGRTRVQVIHSAEAPAGTQARFILSPYRSGTTLLRYCLDSHPDIAVPPESDFVSLIAAVMEDEASMAGYRDLGYDTEHVRELLAHTARVPLDTYASGRESRLGWVDKSPRYAEEPLRILALFPEARFVIMHRHPLDQIHSFTRAGSFKHPALGSSTMGKDLVLTAARYWHRTTRGLTALGESENTTALSIRYEDLCSDPRNTLGSITSHFHLPWNESVLNYHLHNHDLGREAGRVAGTRGFSLSTGGWGAWQQDWIDDTWDIVASAAQDLGYSKEPWRQGS, from the coding sequence ATGCGCTTGCAGCGAGTGAAGGAGTCGGCACGACGGGCTTATGGAGAGATCGTCAAGGGGAGGACGAGGGTCCAAGTTATTCATTCCGCAGAGGCTCCCGCCGGTACCCAGGCCCGCTTTATCTTGTCCCCATACCGGTCTGGGACGACCCTGCTGAGGTACTGCCTCGACTCCCACCCAGACATCGCCGTGCCGCCCGAGTCCGATTTCGTGTCCCTTATAGCGGCAGTTATGGAAGACGAGGCCAGCATGGCCGGCTATCGCGACCTCGGGTACGACACCGAACATGTCCGTGAACTACTCGCCCATACTGCGCGAGTGCCCCTCGATACTTACGCCTCCGGTCGGGAGTCCAGACTTGGCTGGGTAGATAAATCCCCGCGATATGCAGAAGAGCCTCTAAGGATCCTGGCTCTTTTCCCCGAGGCCCGATTCGTCATCATGCATCGCCATCCGCTGGACCAAATTCATTCCTTCACCCGAGCCGGGTCGTTCAAGCATCCTGCTCTCGGCTCATCAACCATGGGCAAAGATCTCGTGTTGACCGCGGCAAGATACTGGCACCGCACAACACGAGGCTTGACAGCCCTCGGCGAATCAGAAAACACTACCGCGCTATCAATCAGGTATGAAGACCTCTGCAGCGATCCCCGGAACACTCTAGGCAGTATCACGTCGCATTTTCACCTGCCGTGGAACGAGTCGGTTCTCAACTACCACCTCCATAACCACGACTTAGGTCGCGAAGCGGGGCGCGTGGCAGGTACGCGCGGGTTCAGTCTTTCCACTGGCGGGTGGGGCGCATGGCAACAAGATTGGATCGACGACACCTGGGACATCGTGGCATCTGCAGCCCAAGATCTGGGGTATAGCAAAGAGCCCTGGCGACAGGGCTCATAA
- a CDS encoding lipopolysaccharide biosynthesis protein, whose protein sequence is MRFFGRFLRSRTVVLVAGKFSLTIAQGAVLIVLGRSLGAGAVGTYTLALAIVSPFFLFGHLRLQDKLASDPEAETRWPEYRNAMALGGLAAFILSVLIAAIYPTPGLFSVAVPLALARLSESYAFMVHGYWQGLGRMRMVAGANVSRSAGLVVGTVVGLLGTGQLSGAVWGAALVSLAITPMLEGRERIRQDRRGNLRQVWRIVRNLAPLGGVAVLLSMNQTVVRLVIERSVGVAELGIFAATAYLVRIGSILAQAIGQARSPEIRQATMTGDRRSVARHGLHSALIAALVGCAAAVGMIAMGPWLMLVAFGEDFVPARVLIAAIFAAGIPLFVSTSLTVSTVAAGRRGAYLGAVMASLVVTTVAVLSLAPRYGSAGAALGWATGELTGALLLVLLAAKIAHKPPN, encoded by the coding sequence ATGCGCTTCTTCGGCCGCTTCCTTCGGTCGCGGACGGTGGTTCTCGTCGCAGGCAAGTTTTCGCTGACGATTGCCCAGGGAGCCGTCCTCATCGTCCTCGGGCGCAGCCTGGGCGCCGGCGCTGTCGGAACATACACTTTGGCGTTGGCCATCGTCTCCCCCTTCTTTCTGTTCGGTCACCTGCGGCTGCAAGACAAGTTGGCGAGCGACCCCGAGGCCGAGACCAGGTGGCCCGAGTACCGGAATGCCATGGCACTCGGAGGGCTAGCGGCCTTCATCCTGAGCGTTCTCATCGCGGCGATCTACCCCACGCCTGGGCTGTTCAGCGTCGCCGTTCCCTTAGCCCTAGCGCGGCTTTCAGAGTCTTACGCCTTCATGGTGCACGGCTACTGGCAAGGGCTAGGGCGGATGCGGATGGTTGCCGGGGCGAATGTTAGTCGCTCTGCAGGACTAGTGGTCGGCACCGTGGTGGGCTTGTTGGGAACAGGCCAGCTCTCTGGCGCAGTCTGGGGTGCGGCTCTCGTATCTCTCGCCATCACTCCTATGCTCGAGGGTCGTGAACGAATCCGACAGGATCGCCGCGGAAATCTTCGACAAGTGTGGCGGATAGTTCGCAACCTTGCCCCCCTGGGAGGTGTGGCTGTCTTGCTGTCCATGAATCAGACGGTCGTACGCTTGGTGATCGAACGCTCAGTCGGAGTCGCGGAGCTCGGGATTTTCGCTGCTACGGCCTACCTCGTGCGGATCGGATCGATACTGGCCCAGGCGATTGGCCAGGCACGTTCACCCGAGATTCGGCAGGCCACCATGACTGGTGACCGCCGCAGCGTCGCCCGCCACGGCCTCCATAGCGCCCTTATCGCCGCGTTGGTCGGCTGCGCTGCTGCCGTAGGCATGATTGCGATGGGACCGTGGCTGATGTTGGTGGCGTTCGGTGAGGACTTTGTGCCTGCGCGAGTCTTGATCGCTGCCATCTTTGCGGCCGGGATACCGCTATTCGTCTCGACGTCACTCACGGTATCGACGGTGGCTGCAGGTCGCCGCGGTGCGTACCTGGGGGCAGTTATGGCGAGCCTGGTCGTCACCACTGTGGCGGTCCTGTCCCTCGCCCCTCGCTACGGAAGCGCCGGGGCTGCGCTGGGGTGGGCGACCGGAGAGCTTACCGGCGCACTACTCCTCGTCTTGTTGGCCGCGAAAATCGCACACAAACCTCCGAACTGA
- a CDS encoding polysaccharide biosynthesis tyrosine autokinase: protein MELTDYLHLVRRQWRLIVAVSLAVLLVTALITALTTPQYRAQAQVFVSTSSGDTATDLAQGSNFAQRQVATYADIVTTPIVLDPVADEFDLNGSAGLSGRTTAQVPAGTVLINLSVTDQNPQDAAALANAIAEQFSQTVQDLERADSSGDSPVKATVVQPAAVPAVADSPDVVRNLILGAVLGLLLGLGSAVLRDLLDARVKGEADVQRVTEGPIVGAIAYDKDAPEHPLVVQIDPHSPRAEAFRTLRTNLRYIDADNQPKTLVFTSTIPGEGKSTTTANLALTLAQSGATVCLIEGDLRRPRLLEYLGLENAAGMTDVLVGRADLDDVLQPWGESLWVLGCGPIPPNPSELLGSAAMSRLIDTLEGRFDYIIIDSPPLLAVTDAAILSTQADGVIVVVGTKLVRRDQLDRALGNLQKVDAELLGLVLNRLPVKGPDAYSYAYESYQSDAALEAQGKRAKSRRARRKSKQSS, encoded by the coding sequence GTGGAACTCACTGATTACCTACACCTCGTCCGACGTCAGTGGCGACTCATCGTCGCGGTGTCGCTCGCTGTCTTGCTCGTCACGGCGCTCATCACCGCACTGACGACGCCGCAGTACCGCGCGCAGGCGCAGGTCTTCGTGTCCACCTCCAGTGGTGACACTGCTACAGACCTCGCCCAGGGATCCAATTTCGCCCAGCGACAGGTCGCGACATACGCCGACATCGTGACCACCCCGATCGTCCTGGACCCTGTCGCTGATGAGTTCGACCTCAATGGCTCGGCCGGGCTGTCGGGTCGCACCACGGCGCAGGTTCCCGCGGGCACCGTTCTCATCAACCTGAGTGTCACCGATCAGAACCCGCAAGACGCGGCGGCGCTCGCCAACGCCATCGCCGAACAGTTTTCTCAGACCGTGCAAGATCTCGAGCGTGCCGACTCATCCGGCGACAGCCCCGTGAAGGCGACAGTAGTCCAACCCGCCGCCGTTCCAGCCGTGGCCGACTCCCCAGACGTGGTGCGCAACCTGATTCTGGGCGCAGTACTAGGCCTGCTCTTGGGTCTTGGATCAGCAGTCCTGCGCGATCTTCTCGATGCCCGCGTGAAGGGTGAGGCAGACGTGCAGCGGGTGACTGAAGGACCCATCGTGGGCGCCATCGCCTACGACAAGGACGCCCCCGAGCACCCCCTCGTCGTCCAGATCGACCCGCACAGCCCCCGAGCCGAGGCCTTCCGCACATTGCGGACCAATCTGCGCTACATCGATGCCGACAACCAGCCGAAGACGTTGGTCTTCACGTCCACCATCCCCGGTGAGGGCAAGTCCACGACGACGGCCAACCTCGCCCTCACCCTGGCACAGTCCGGGGCGACCGTGTGCCTCATCGAGGGCGACCTCCGTCGGCCGCGGCTGCTGGAGTACCTCGGTCTGGAGAACGCAGCCGGCATGACGGACGTCCTGGTCGGACGCGCCGACCTCGACGACGTGCTGCAGCCTTGGGGCGAGAGCCTGTGGGTCCTGGGCTGCGGGCCCATCCCACCGAACCCCAGCGAGCTGTTGGGCTCTGCCGCCATGAGCCGCCTCATCGACACTCTCGAGGGACGCTTCGACTACATCATCATCGACAGCCCGCCGCTGCTGGCCGTCACCGACGCCGCCATCCTGTCGACCCAGGCCGACGGTGTCATCGTCGTCGTGGGGACCAAGCTCGTCCGTCGTGACCAGCTCGACCGGGCGCTGGGAAACCTGCAGAAGGTCGACGCCGAGTTGCTGGGGCTCGTGCTGAACCGCCTACCCGTCAAGGGCCCGGACGCCTACTCCTACGCCTACGAGAGCTACCAGTCGGACGCCGCCCTCGAGGCCCAGGGGAAGCGCGCGAAGTCGCGCCGAGCCCGTCGCAAGAGCAAGCAGAGCAGCTGA